tacagtaatcaagaaaatatggtactggcacaaaaacagaaatatagatcaatggaacaggatagaaagcccagagataaacccatgcacatatggccaccttatttttgaaaaaggaggcaagaatatacaatggagaaaagacagcctcttcaataagtggtgctgggaaaactggacagctacatgtaaaagaatgaaattagaacactccctaacaccatacacaaaaataaactcaaaacggatataagatctaaatgtaaggccagacactataatactcttagaggaaaacgtaggcagaacactctatgacataaatcgcagcaagatcctttttgacccagctcctagagaaatggaaataaaaacaaaaataaacaaatgggacctaatgaaacttaaaagcttttgcacagcaaaggaaaacataaacaagatgaaaagacaaccctcataatgggttTACAAACGAAGCaacggacaagggattaatctctaaaatatacaagcagctcatgcagctcaatatcaaaaaacaaacaacccaatccaaaaatgggcagaagacctaaatagacatttctccagagaagatatacagattgccaacaaacacttgaaaggatgctccacatcactaatcattagagaaatgcaaattaaaactacaatgaggtattacctcacaccagtcagaatggcgatcatcaaagaatctacaaacagtaaatgctggagagggtgtggggaaaagggaaccctcttgtactgttggtgggaatgtaaattgatacagccactatggagaacagtatggaggttccttaaaaaactaaaaatagaaccatcttatgacccagcaatcccactactgggcatataccctgagaaaaccataattcaaaaagagtcatggggcttccctggtggcgcagtggttcagagtccgcctgccgatgcaggggacacaggttcgtgccccggtccgggaggatcccacgtgccgcggagcggctgggcccgtgagccacggccgctgagcctgcgcctccggagcctgtgctccgcaacgggagaggccgcaccggtgagaggccctcgtaccgcaaaaaaaaaaaaaaaaaaaaagagtcatgtaccacaatgttcattgcagctctatttacaatagccaggacatggaagagacctaagtgtccatcaacagatggatggacaaagaagatgtggcacatatatacaatggaatattactcagccatagaaagaaaagaaattgagttatttgtagtgaggtggatggacctagagtctgtcatacagagtgaagtaagtcagaaagagaaaaacaaataccgtatgctaacacatatatatggaatttttaaaaaaatggttctgaagaacctaggggcaggacaggaataaagacgcagatgtagagaatggacctgaggacacggggagtgggaagggtaagctgggacgaagtgagagagtggcatggacatatatacactaccaaatgtaaaatagatagctagtgcgaagtagccacatagcacagggagatcagctcggtgctttgtgaccacctggaggggtgggatagggagggtgggagggagacgcaggaggaaggagatatggggatatatgtatatgtatagctgattcactttgttataaagcagaaactaacacacgactgtaaagcaattatactccaataaagatgtttaaaaaattaagaaaacaaataccctatgctagcacatatatatggaatctaaaaaggaaattgttctgaagaacctaggggttgaacaggaataaagacacagatgtagagaatggacttgaggccacggggagggggagggggaagggtaagctgggatgaactaagagagtggcatggacatatatacactaccaaatgtgaaacagatagctagtgggaagcagccacatagcacagggagatcagctctgtgctttgtgaccacctagaggggtgggatagggaggggaagagggagatgcaacaggggacaagatatggggatatatgtatatgcatagctgattcactttgttataaagcagaaactaacacaccattgtaaagaaataatactccagtaaagatgttaaaaaaaacatcaaattgCTTTCTGAATGCACCAAGTTCTATTATAAAGATTacatggcatttttaaaaatatcaagatCAAGTACTTTATATAATGGACCGATAGAATGCCCACGTGGCTATGTGTATGTGAACTAATTAATCTGTAGCATAGTGAACATAGAAATCTTTAGCCATATTTACAGTTAATTAGTTTAACAACTGCCTGACTTAGTCTTATTAcgttaatttcaaaaataaagcaattaagTTCCACATAGATCAGAGTGTTCCGGTGAAAATTTTTCCTGTTTACTTGGGCAGATTTTACTGTTTAAACTGTTTGGAATCTAGAGGATCAGAGACTTGGTTTCAGTTATAACGAACTTCATTACATCAGAAATTTTACttgttatcttttaaagaagTTCAGACCTAGAAAATTCCCACAATACATTTATGAAGAAGGCAGGTAAGTTATGCATAACTGAAATGTTATATTTTAGCCAATCTGacaatttctttctcttcattttaataaGTGTTAACTATTGTTAGCTATGATATAAATACTTTCCTTATAAATATGATAATTTGCAATGAAAGCAGTAGTTTATGAGGaagcataaataaaaattttttggctaatagttaaaagtatttttaacacGATATTATTCTAGAAACGTTATCtatattatttcctatttttcaatTCAGGGAAATTATTAAGGGAGGGAATGGTATTTGATAAGAAGAAGACAGCTAAActtaaaatgttctggaactaagAAAAGTTTTATCGTGAATTTTTGACATAGACAGGTACattgtttttcctccttcacaaaatgaatttctttatagtttctttttttttttttctttatagtttcttaatgaaagaaatgaaacttaTTTAGTGATTTACCTTTTTATAACAGCTAACAAATGTACAACTTCATTACTTCCCTAGGAAAGATTTAATGGTGGTACATGTCTTTCCATCCATCTTTTTTGGCTAGAAATCTTAGAATGAGAAGAACTGTCTTCAGTGGTGCTTTTGTCTTATTCTGCCTCTTAGGTGGTAAGTCATTAAGAAAACataagtcgggcttccctggtggcgcagtggttgagagtccgcctgccgatgcaggggacgcgggttcgtgccccggtctgggaggatcccacatgccgcggagcggctgggcccgtgagccatggccgctgggcctgcgcgtccggagcctgtcctccgcaacgggagaggctacagcagtgagaggcccgcgtaacgcataaaaaaaaaaaaaaaaaagaaaacataagtcaaaaaagaggaaaaatactcAAGAAATTGCAGAATTACAATATAAGTGGAGGGTGGCCTTAAATAAAGTACTAAAGGTCCTTAAAACAAAGCCTGAGTAAACCCTTAAATAACAAtgagctaacatttattcagcatttactatatgccaggtactggtctaaatattttatttgtattaatgcACTGAATCCACGTGACAATCCTATGAGTTAAATGctattatttcccattttatacatgagtaAACTGAGCTGGTAGATGGTGGCCCACatgttgctattattatcattaagcTGGAACTAATCAATCTAGGCAGGAAGCCCTTATAAATATGacccaaaaaataaattagaccAAATAAGCATAGACAAGGCTCTCCCAGCACTTTTTCTATGTGCTCATCACCACCAACTATAATATTCCTTCATTTATAAAAGAACCACATAACAGAGAGCTTTCAATCCCTTTTACAGAATTCCTAAGGCCCTTCAAATTAGGTAGATGTTCATGAAGGTAATTATCTCCAAACAGGCATGTTTAAGCACATGGGAATTCTCCTTCCCAATGAAATGGTAATATGGTTAATGAAGATGGCTGCTCTATGCTGAATCCAGGGGTTAACAGGGCAGGGTATCTTAGAGTCAGAAGATTTAATGTACATATgagtcacctggggatcttgttaaaatgtacaaTCTGATTCAGCAGGTCAGGTGtagggcctgagagtctgcatttccaacaagcttcCAAGTGATGCCAATGCTGTTGGTCTGGAGACCACATGTCAGTAGGAAAAGTCCAAAAGGTATCCCAGAggtaaataaaattctaatacTGAGACTTAGAGACTTTTGGTACCTAATACTGGGATCACCATCTCAAATGCCTCAAGTGTTTGGTCAGATAATATgaatggggcagggggtggggggtggatcaCCCAGTAACAAAACCAGAGGAGGGCAGCCAGTACCCAGCTGacatggagaaaggagagccgAACAATGCCAAATCTGATTCTTCAGGAGAAGCCAGATATTCAGGTTTGCAGGAAAACTCTCCCAacttttaaatgttaacattttgaaaGCAGTAAGCAAGTTAAACCGACCAGGTCTAGCCCCTGGACCACTTGTTTGTAGTCTCTGCTTCCCACACTACCCTCATTACTATATACAATGTGCGATAGAGTTTTGATTACCCCTTGCAGAAAGGGCAGGAACAAACTCAAACTGCTTGGGTCTCTGCTGCATTTTAAGTCTTTACACTTCTCTTCTGTAAAGAACGTGGAAGGGAACATAGGAATAGATGAAAAATTTCAAGAGAACATCTTCCCTGTCTTGGATATCATGTAAAAAATGACTCAGGCAGGAGATTGCATTAATTTTGTTGAATACACAGGGAAGATGTGagggtaaaagaagaaaattcagcaTAAAGAGAAATTTTGAAGTAAGGAGTGTCCATGAAATAAGGGatggtcattttaaaaagatcaccaTCATCAtgatttataatgtttaaataattacatatatatttatgatatgcATTTGAGTAATTAAATACAGTCTGTTAGATTTTCCCCACAATAAGATCATAAAGTAGAATAGGATACCTCAGAATTAATCATGTGAGGAAACATAAAACCCGAAACTTTAAATTTAGTTGTCAAATTGGAATATACCATATGTTAGTTATATTAATAAAACCAACAataaattttcaaacaaaaagagactggaagaaaggaaatggatCTGTGAACATATTTATAAGTATTCAAGCAATGGAACAAATACAGTCAGCAGAGAGCCTAAACGTTAAGGCATCGCCTTCAGCTGTAGTAAAGAATGTCAGGGCCAAGATTTTAGGAAGAAGGCTGTGGATACTGGGTGTGGAATCAGAAGGAAGAAGGACCAtctgagagggagagaaagaaactaGAGCAGATCTCATCCAGGAACACAGTCCAGGGGCCTTAGGCATGGCAGAGAAAGATCTGGCATCATATAAGCTCTCCATCGGggcggggtgagggtggggtggcaCTGGCACCAAGGTCTGAGCTAGGTAGTGGATCCCTTAGGACAAGTTATGAATTGAGAAATCACGAGTCTAGGAGGAAAACTCCCTTAGGCATGACTTGAAGAAGCAAGCAGCCCTAGTATTCTGGGCAGGAGACTGACCCTGGATCTTGGAAGAGTCAATATCTCCAGCAAGAAGAAGGTGACATCAGAGGGTTTGGGATACACAAAGGTAGGCAACTTCAGTGACATGGTGTGCTTGCTAAAAACAAGGGGTTTGGATTTCAACAGACCTCTTTCAACTCCTGTCTCCGCCACTGGAGTGAGCTACTTAAAATCTtaaggcctcagttttcttttacgTGAAATGTGGGCAACTATGATACCTGCCTGAAAGATTTATTGTGGGAAATGTAAATTGCTTAGCAGAATCCTTGGCATAAGCTTAgttctttaaaagatatttgctGGTTGATCATTGATTATGGATTGAAATTCTGTCATGCTCAATGAGAAAACCAATGTGatatttccaaaatatctttAGATGAGTTTGAAGCTGGGGAGAAGAGTCAACAGAGGTTAATTAGCCTCATCAGCCAGACTATTTTCTATTAAAAGTGATCTCTTCTAATCCCCAATATGTCAGAGATATAAAATACATTGCCCAAGATGTTTAGTAAACTCTTCTTTAGAGTTAACCAGTGAATAGGAGTGGAACAGCAATGGTTTTCATATATTAAAAGATTGGAACTATGAACATTAAGACAAATTTCAGCTCAGTTTCAGAAGAATTCTTTAACAGTCTGCACTGGTTTAATCATGATGAGCTCTCCATCACTAGCCAAGGCCTCCTACAGGGGTTGTTATAAAGGAGATTCCTGAATTCAATagaaccagtggttctcaaaaacTGGTCCAGACATCTACATTCAAATCACACGCCCTCCACTGTTTCTGGATATCTAaagtacagattcctgggccccacctctTATTGATTCTAACTCAGGTTCTGTGGAGGCTGTGGAAATCTGTGTTCATTTTAACTGCTTAAGTAAATCTGATGCATAGTCAGATTTGGAAAGTGATCTTCCAGTTAATGTCTTCCAATCTTATCTACGTTGACCAAGGTCAAAAATCTCGGGCTATTTCTACATAACCAATATAAATAACacttttaagccactgagtttgagTATTGAAGATTACcaatatgtaaatattatgaatattataaAGATTATGAATAAATGAACGATAACCCCAAAACTATAAAAGATAAGGAATAAACTGGGCAAAAATAATTGGGAAACTCTGCACATAAGAAAGAGCTTGGAAGCTTATACAATAAATACAGAGAACCTACTATATATAATGTTCTTCCTTAGACATGGAAATGAAGACCTAACAGTGGATATATggctgaaattaaatattctggCTAAATAACTTTGGTTTGATTTAATTAGGCTCTGAGGAACTGAATACATTTTAACCAACTAAGTTGTTTAGCCAACCtggcttcatttttttattagtaTCAGTTCAGAGTGCTTCCAGTTCTTTAATGTAGCATATGTTATGAAATTTCCCCTATTAAATtctccaaataaaaatattttaaatttatgtgacTTTTTAGAATCAATTTATAAAATACTGCATACGTTTTAAAGTTGAAAATCATTGCTTTATTTTtggatttctcttttctctctgtctttttttctgtctctggtgtccatctctatttttcccttattttttctgTCCTGTATTTGGAGGTGTTGGAGGTGTGATTTGTAGATCATGCAACCTCTCGATCCCCTTCCATGGATGTCTTTTGGACTTTGGAACCTGCAGAACAAAACCTGGACAGTACTGTATAAAAGAGGTCCATACTAAAGGTAAGTCAtaacactttaaaaacatttaactagggcttccctggtggcgcagtggttgagagtccgcctgctgatgcaggggacacgggttcatgccccggtccgggaagatcccacatgccgtggagcgggtaggcccgtgagccacggccgctaagcctgcgcgtccggagcctgtgctccgcaacgggagaggccacaacagtaagaggc
The Phocoena sinus isolate mPhoSin1 chromosome 6, mPhoSin1.pri, whole genome shotgun sequence DNA segment above includes these coding regions:
- the C6H9orf57 gene encoding uncharacterized protein C9orf57 homolog; this translates as MRRTVFSGAFVLFCLLGGVGGVICRSCNLSIPFHGCLLDFGTCRTKPGQYCIKEVHTKGGIQWYSVQGCTESQDECFKRIVTTYDIHSTHCCHRPLCNF